A region of Massilia sp. WG5 DNA encodes the following proteins:
- a CDS encoding ATP-dependent Clp protease proteolytic subunit: protein MSEDQAKQQKEAWFTLSGDVNSDMVHRVFEAVSEMAEDGIETAHVLLQSNGGYVSDGLCLYNFLANSPVEFVMYNGGAVASIAVILFLSGTRRYASETARFMIHKSHATASPGSRPDALNIIVEGLRADDARTESILRKHIELSPEQWGIHQYGDLHLNARDARTAGLVNDVIDFAPPKGARLQNI from the coding sequence ATGAGCGAAGATCAAGCAAAACAGCAAAAGGAGGCCTGGTTCACCCTGTCCGGTGACGTCAACAGCGACATGGTGCATCGCGTTTTCGAAGCCGTCTCCGAGATGGCCGAGGACGGCATCGAGACCGCCCACGTGCTGCTGCAGTCGAACGGCGGCTACGTCAGCGACGGCCTGTGCCTGTACAACTTCCTGGCCAACTCCCCGGTCGAGTTCGTGATGTACAACGGCGGCGCGGTGGCTTCGATCGCCGTGATCCTGTTCCTGTCCGGGACCCGGCGCTACGCCAGCGAGACGGCCCGCTTCATGATCCACAAATCGCATGCGACGGCCTCGCCCGGCTCGCGTCCGGACGCCCTCAACATCATCGTCGAAGGCCTGCGTGCCGACGATGCCCGCACCGAGTCGATCCTGCGCAAGCATATCGAACTCTCGCCGGAGCAATGGGGCATCCACCAATATGGCGACCTGCACCTCAACGCGCGCGACGCCAGGACTGCCGGCCTGGTCAACGACGTCATCGACTTCGCGCCGCCCAAGGGCGCCCGCCTGCAGAACATCTGA
- the gcvT gene encoding glycine cleavage system aminomethyltransferase GcvT: MTLKATPLNSAHRSLGAKMVDFGGWDMPVNYGSQIEEHHAVRTDAGMFDVSHMCVVDLQGANVRPFLRGLLANNVDKLQTAGKALYSCMLNPEGGVIDDLIVYFFREDWFRLVVNAGTAEKDIAWIRQQNDATGSGLTITPRRADLSDDGIALIAVQGPNARARVWQVLPATQAASEAMKPFNVVIVNDTPFGEVMVARTGYTGEDGFEIGVPATQAEALWNALIGAGVKPAGLGARDTLRLEAGMNLYGQDMDDSVSPLDAGLAWTVDLVAERDFIGKAALQQKGQQQNFVGLILREKGGILRAHQKVVAASGNAGEITSGTFSPSMQQAIALARVPAEVQVGDTVHVEIRDKKLAASVVKLPFVRNGKVLAA, from the coding sequence ATGACGCTCAAAGCGACCCCGCTCAATTCCGCACACCGCTCCCTCGGAGCCAAGATGGTCGACTTTGGCGGCTGGGACATGCCCGTCAACTACGGTTCCCAGATCGAGGAACACCACGCAGTCCGTACCGACGCCGGCATGTTCGACGTCTCCCACATGTGCGTGGTCGACCTGCAGGGCGCGAACGTGCGCCCTTTCCTGCGCGGCCTGCTGGCGAATAACGTCGACAAGCTGCAGACCGCGGGCAAGGCCCTGTACTCCTGCATGCTGAATCCGGAAGGCGGCGTGATCGACGACCTGATCGTCTACTTCTTCCGCGAAGACTGGTTCCGCCTGGTCGTCAACGCCGGCACCGCCGAGAAGGACATCGCCTGGATCCGCCAGCAGAACGATGCCACCGGAAGCGGCCTGACCATCACGCCCCGCCGCGCGGACCTGAGCGACGACGGCATCGCCCTGATCGCCGTGCAGGGCCCGAACGCCCGCGCCAGGGTCTGGCAGGTGCTGCCGGCCACGCAGGCCGCTTCGGAAGCCATGAAGCCCTTCAACGTCGTCATCGTGAACGACACCCCGTTCGGCGAAGTGATGGTGGCGCGCACCGGCTACACCGGCGAGGATGGCTTCGAGATCGGCGTCCCGGCCACGCAGGCCGAAGCACTGTGGAATGCCCTGATCGGCGCCGGCGTGAAGCCGGCCGGCCTGGGCGCGCGCGACACCCTGCGCCTGGAAGCCGGCATGAACCTGTACGGCCAGGACATGGACGACAGCGTCTCGCCGCTCGACGCCGGCCTGGCCTGGACCGTCGACCTGGTAGCCGAGCGCGATTTCATCGGCAAGGCCGCCCTGCAGCAGAAGGGCCAGCAGCAGAACTTCGTCGGCCTGATCCTGCGCGAAAAAGGCGGCATCCTGCGCGCCCACCAGAAAGTCGTGGCCGCCAGCGGCAATGCCGGCGAGATCACCAGCGGCACCTTCAGCCCGAGCATGCAGCAGGCGATCGCGCTGGCGCGCGTCCCGGCCGAGGTGCAGGTCGGCGACACCGTGCACGTCGAAATCCGCGACAAGAAACTGGCCGCTTCCGTCGTCAAGCTGCCGTTCGTGCGCAACGGCAAGGTGCTGGCCGCCTGA